The following are encoded together in the Fusarium keratoplasticum isolate Fu6.1 chromosome 1, whole genome shotgun sequence genome:
- a CDS encoding VPS37 C-terminal domain-containing protein: MASFTPELQGATPPVLPPKPGSHETSRIATPTSIAGPTPFEPGSNRVSSSVNAAPVSIPDPGDQWLPQILQDKSKQDLAEILANPALLNALAHSPDSIHPSLLASHQALSSALNENIELAGQLTDMEARLAHQRASTQAQLLATHALERQWRQKQSDMDHALAPFSPAALYQQLGQGVQEQALVCQAMEESFLEGEGEGAPATEREVTDWVRRYREAKVQSYLRQERKQRWDEGRVGGWR; the protein is encoded by the exons ATGGCAAGCTTCACACCCGAGCTCCAAGGAGCAACGCCTCCAGTCCTGCCCCCGAAACCCGGCAGCCATGAGACCAGTCGCATCGCGACGCCGACGTCGATAGCCGGCCCTACACCTTTCGAACCGGGCAGCAACCGCGTGTCGAGCTCCGTGAATGCTGCTCCGGTGTCGATACCGGACCCGGGCGACCAATGGCTTCCTCAGATCCTCCAGGATAAGTC AAAACAAGATCTTGCTGAGATACTCGCCAACCCGGCACTTCTTAACGCCCTCGCCCATTCACCCGATTCCATCCACCCATCCCTCCTAGCTTCCCACCAAGCGCTTTCATCAGCGCTCAACGAGAACATAGAACTGGCTGGCCAGCTGACCGATATGGAGGCCCGGCTAGCACATCAGCGCGCGTCCACACAGGCGCAGTTGCTTGCGACACACGCGCTAGAGAGACAGTGGCGGCAGAAGCAGTCAGACATGGACCACGCGCTGGCGCCCTTTTCGCCAGCGGCGCTGTACCAGCAGCTCGGACAGGGGGTGCAGGAACAGGCGCTCGTGTGccaggccatggaggagagCTTCCTCGAGGGtgaaggggagggggcgCCGGCCACCGAGAGGGAGGTTACGGACTGGGTGAGGAGGTACAGGGAAGCCAAGGTACAGTCTTATCTACGGCAGGAGAGGAAACAGAGATGGGACGAGGGACGGGttggaggatggcgatga